From the genome of Spinacia oleracea cultivar Varoflay chromosome 2, BTI_SOV_V1, whole genome shotgun sequence, one region includes:
- the LOC110803502 gene encoding uncharacterized protein, whose translation MIICSWNVRGLIDPNKTRELKSFLSVNKVDVIAILETRVRENNNSKIQQKLGGGWNWHCNSSCNPRGRIWLVHGELVDSKGVSMCLITFVYGLHTVETRKALWSALSGIADMVPSSPWLVLGDFNAVLASHDRTNGTSGLGDSRVPSRIDIALENGCWMLKYGHLAVDYLNPSISDHSPLLLKFGDDHREGGRPFKFFNFLLKTLHKEEFAGISMRIQKAQQELEEVQSQLGTDPTNFLLQVDEKVYTEKLRKWLSVEESALKQKSRIQWLADGDSNSKFFYASVKQRRNVNRISLLYTDQGHKIVDPGEITLKIQKFYVTLLGTSATHLSKPDLPTLRSGSRLSRDATLSLCVPVTNAEIDMALKSIDDNKAPGLDGFNVVFFKKACVGEYS comes from the exons ATGATAATTTGCTCATGGAATGTGAGGGGTCTTATTGACCCTAATAAGACAAGAGAATTGAAAAGCTTTTTGTCAGTGAATAAAGTTGATGTGATAGCTATTCTAGAAACAAGAGTAAGAGAGAACAATAATAGTAAAATCCAGCAGAAGCTAGGTGGTGGGTGGAACTGGCATTGCAATTCTTCCTGTAATCCCAGAGGGAGAATTTGG TTAGTTCATGGGGAATTGGTAGATAGCAAGGGTGTCTCTATGTGTCTTATTACTTTTGTGTATGGGCTGCATACTGTTGAAACCAGGAAGGCTTTATGGTCAGCTCTCTCAGGGATTGCTGATATGGTTCCTTCTTCTCCTTGGTTAGTCCTTGGAGATTTCAATGCTGTTCTTGCTAGCCATGATAGAACCAATGGAACCAGT GGTTTAGGTGACTCAAGGGTACCTAGTAGGATTGATATAGCTTTGGAAAATGGTTGCTGGATGCTGAAGTATGGGCACTTAGCTGTGGATTATCTTAATCCTTCTATTTCAGACCACTCTCCTCTATTGTTAAAATTTGGGGATGATCACAGAGAAGGGGGTAGACCtttcaaattttttaattttctg TTGAAGACCCTTCACAAAGAAGAGTTTGCAGGTATCTCTATGAGGATTCAAAAAGCTCAGCAAGAATTGGAAGAAGTTCAGAGTCAGCTTGGTACTGATCCTACAAATTTTTTGTTGCAAGTTGATGAGAAGGTTTACACTGAAAAGCTCAGGAAGTGGTTATCTGTGGAAGAATCTGCTTTGAAACAGAAATCTAGAATCCAGTGGTTAGCTGATGGGGATTCTAACTCTAAGTTTTTCTATGCTTCTGTTAAGCAAAGGAGAAATGTTAACAGAATTTCTCTGTTGTATACTGATCAAGGACATAAGATTGTGGATCCAGGAGAGATTACTTTAAAGATTCAAAAGTTCTATGTTACCCTTCTAGGAACTTCTGCCACTCATCTTTCTAAACCTGATCTTCCCACTCTTAGATCAGGTTCTAGGTTGTCTAGAGATGCAACTCTTTCTCTGTGTGTTCCAGTTACTAATGCTGAGATAGATATGGCACTTAAATCTATTGATGACAATAAGGCTCCTGGTTTGGATGGATTTAATGTTGTGTTTTTCAAGAAAGcatgtgtaggggaatacagttaa